In Bacillota bacterium, one DNA window encodes the following:
- a CDS encoding tetratricopeptide repeat protein, which translates to MREPSVKRALVLAILGAVLIAGALLLRQTGMLRSAQSRANEEFALSERAHHEGEHEAAMRHMQNAVKLDPHFVEAREGLAAMYEQFRGMDAAIAEYERAIKEDPQNEARYCYRIAQIYFVHRQWEPALQWLRRSDNLAPSDFHVQRMIGFCLERQGKWKEAEQHWSAVLRQNSNDPNVQRALARVRRHMNSKQSTESGKGG; encoded by the coding sequence ATGAGGGAGCCATCGGTCAAACGTGCGTTGGTGCTGGCGATACTGGGCGCGGTGCTTATCGCTGGAGCGTTGTTACTGCGTCAGACAGGCATGCTACGCAGCGCACAGTCACGTGCCAACGAGGAATTCGCCCTGAGTGAGCGAGCACACCACGAAGGCGAGCACGAAGCCGCCATGCGCCACATGCAGAATGCGGTGAAGCTGGACCCGCACTTTGTGGAAGCGCGGGAAGGGCTGGCGGCGATGTACGAGCAGTTTCGCGGAATGGATGCCGCCATCGCGGAGTACGAGCGCGCCATCAAAGAGGACCCGCAGAATGAGGCACGCTACTGTTACCGGATTGCACAAATCTACTTTGTGCACCGCCAATGGGAGCCTGCATTGCAGTGGTTACGCCGTTCAGACAACCTTGCGCCGAGCGACTTTCATGTGCAGCGGATGATCGGGTTCTGTCTGGAACGGCAGGGCAAATGGAAGGAGGCAGAACAACACTGGAGCGCGGTGCTCCGCCAGAACAGCAACGACCCGAACGTGCAGCGCGCCCTGGCACGAGTGCGCAGACACATGAACAGCAAGCAATCCACAGAAAGCGGCAAGGGAGGGTAG